A genomic stretch from Solanum stenotomum isolate F172 chromosome 8, ASM1918654v1, whole genome shotgun sequence includes:
- the LOC125875040 gene encoding uncharacterized protein LOC125875040, protein MVTSKKLVAMFLVCIVMISSCVYVSMADGESNSEKFEEAYKSATTDYVACYNNCQKECSGGYTHCEMKCDEDCTAKLLKERIEKMKM, encoded by the coding sequence atggtGACATCTAAGAAGCTTGTTGCAATGTTTCTCGTTTGCATCGTTATGATTTCTTCATGTGTTTACGTCTCCATGGCTGACGGAGAAAGTAACTCAGAAAAATTTGAAGAAGCATATAAATCCGCTACAACGGACTACGTCGCTTGTTATAATAATTGTCAAAAAGAATGCTCCGGTGGATACACTCATTGTGAGATGAAGTGTGACGAAGATTGCACCGCTAAATTGCTCAAAG
- the LOC125874235 gene encoding uncharacterized protein LOC125874235 codes for MEASKKLFAVFLICIFVISSCVDISMATKEINDEKFRNTYEDMAVEYEKCCTKCVILCAASGKEKTACETHCGGECVAQILQDFAEDIDKMKH; via the exons atggaggcATCAAAGAAGCTTTTTGCAGTGTTTCTCATTTGCATTTTTGTGATTTCTTCATGTGTGGACATCTCCATGGCTACCAAAgaaataaatgatgaaaaattcaGAAACACATATGAAGAtatggctgttgaatatgaaaAATGTTGCACTAAATGTGTAATTTTATGTGCTGCTAGTGGCAAGGAAAAAACTGCTTGTGAGACTCATTGTGGAGGTGAATGTGTTGCTCAGATTCTCcaag aTTTTGCAGAAGATATTGATAAAATGAAACATTAA
- the LOC125874660 gene encoding uncharacterized protein LOC125874660 — MEASKKLVAVFLVCIVMISSSVHVSMADGESNAEKFKKAFTVAATEYTVCYNICQKVCSDAGFGYTHCEMKCDEDCTAKLLKERLQNMKN, encoded by the exons ATGGAGGCATCAAAGAAGCTTGTTGCAGTGTTTCTCGTTTGCATcgtcatgatttcttcatccgTACACGTCTCCATGGCTGACGGAGAAAGTAACgcagaaaaattcaaaaaagcaTTTACCGTTGCTGCAACTGAATACACAGTTTGTTACAATATCTGTCAGAAAGTATGCTCCGATGCAGGATTCGGATACACACATTGTGAAATGAAGTGTGACGAAGATTGTACCGCAAAATTGCTCAAAG agagactccaaaacatgaagaATTAA
- the LOC125874566 gene encoding major pollen allergen Ole e 6-like, whose protein sequence is MEASKKLMAMFFVCIIVISSSMADEENKAEEFKKSFEIVANEYKDCYNDCQKECTNEGFGYTRCEMKCDTECSAKLLKERIEKMKN, encoded by the exons atggaggcATCAAAGAAGCTTATGGCAATGTTTTTTGTTTGCATTATTGTGATTTCTTCATCCATGGCTGATGAAGAAAATAAAGcagaagaatttaaaaaatcatttgaaattgtGGCAAATGAATATAAAGATTGCTACAATGATTGTCAAAAGGAATGCACTAATGAAGGATTTGGATACACTCGTTGTGAGATGAAATGTGACACTGAATGCAGTGCTAAGTTGCTCAAAG AAAGAAtcgagaaaatgaaaaattaa
- the LOC125874385 gene encoding uncharacterized protein LOC125874385, which yields MEASKKLFAMFLICIFVISSSVDISMASKAITNEKFRKTYEHIGSELDNCYYKCSTVCATTGRPKDSCNTQCGGDCVQRILQVFAEDIEKMKH from the exons atggaggCATCAAAGAAGCTTTTTGCAATGTTTCTCATTTGCATTTTTGTGATTTCTTCATCTGTAGACATCTCCATGGCTAGCAAAGCAATTACCAATGAAAAATTCAGAAAAACATATGAACATATTGGAAGTGAATTGGATAATTGCTACTATAAATGTAGCACTGTATGTGCCACCACTGGCAGGCCTAAAGATAGTTGTAATACTCAATGTGGAGGTGATTGCGTTCAGAGGATTCTCCAAG TTTTTGCAGAAGATATTGAGAAAATGAAACATTAA